The Patescibacteria group bacterium genomic interval CTCCTAAATTTTCCGCCTCTAACATACAAAACGCCGTGCCGTCCCGTTCTTAAAGTTGGCACTTTGTTTTTGTACAATCTTAAATCTGATTGGCGGGTGTCCAAAACCAGATAATCCTCTTTGAGCAGTTTTTCAATTTTGAATAATCCTTTGTTGTATTTATTGTCTAGATATTTCAAAAATGTTTCGTAAGCTCTCTTTTTTTCGTTAAACTCCATTTCGCCGTTGTCAATTAAGTATTCTTGAACATCGGGCGGAAAAACTGGTTTTGGCCATTCAAAATTATTACCGTTCACAAGGTCTTTTCTTATTCCGACAAAATAAATTCTTTCGCGCATTTGCGGAACTCCATAATCCAAACTATTCAAAACTCGGTGATAAACTTTGTATCCCGCTTTGTCTAATTCTTCCAAAATGACTTTCAAAGTTTTTCCGCCCTCATGATTTACTAAACCTTTTACATTTTCCAAAATAAAATAAGGCAAATTTTTGGCGTTCATTATTTTAATCAAGCCGTAAATTATTTGCCCTCTATGGTCGTTCATTCCTTTTCTCTGACCGATAACGGAAAACGATTGACAAGGGAAACCGGCAATCATTAAATCAAAATCCGGTAAATCATTTGCGTTTATTTTCATCAAATCGCCATGATTTTTTTCTTCCTGTCCGAAAAATTCTCGGTATGTTCGCTCGGCGTATTTATCAATTTCCGAAAATCCGACACAACTTAAGCCAAGGTTTTGAAGTCCAAGACGCCCCGCGCCAATTCCAGCACAGAAATCCACAAATTTTAAGTTATTTTTTTGTGCGGTGGCCATACTCATTTGATTAAATCCTCAATCGGGACATCTAACGCCTTTGCGATTTTCTTGATTGTATCAACAGTCGGGTTTTGTTGCTTGCCCGCTTCAATGTTGATTATCGTATTATTGGAAACATCGGCAAGCCGGGCCAGTTTTTCTTGCGACAAGCCCAGTTTTTCCCTCAATCGTTTTATTTTGCTTGACTCTACCATATTTGAATAGTAATATTAAATTGTGGTATAATTGAATTATGCTAGAACTTCTGAACCACAATATAATATTACCAAAATATTTGGAAATAGTAAAGAAAAAAGGGAGTTCTTCAATCTTTTCCGCGT includes:
- the dcm gene encoding DNA (cytosine-5-)-methyltransferase, which codes for MATAQKNNLKFVDFCAGIGAGRLGLQNLGLSCVGFSEIDKYAERTYREFFGQEEKNHGDLMKINANDLPDFDLMIAGFPCQSFSVIGQRKGMNDHRGQIIYGLIKIMNAKNLPYFILENVKGLVNHEGGKTLKVILEELDKAGYKVYHRVLNSLDYGVPQMRERIYFVGIRKDLVNGNNFEWPKPVFPPDVQEYLIDNGEMEFNEKKRAYETFLKYLDNKYNKGLFKIEKLLKEDYLVLDTRQSDLRLYKNKVPTLRTGRHGVLYVRGGKFRRLSGFESLLLQGFPKNLSEKTKGKIADVYLLSQAGNAMTVSTIEAIGKSLLNYTNHYE
- a CDS encoding helix-turn-helix transcriptional regulator, with amino-acid sequence MVESSKIKRLREKLGLSQEKLARLADVSNNTIINIEAGKQQNPTVDTIKKIAKALDVPIEDLIK